From Psychrobium sp. MM17-31, the proteins below share one genomic window:
- a CDS encoding pyridoxal-phosphate dependent enzyme: MTKITQGDKILLHSTVSSPLQQLSDPLFDEHRIKVYIKRDDLIHPQISGNKWRKLKYNLLYAKQQGYNEVLSFGGAYSNHIHSLAFAGQANGLKTIGIIRGEYDPNNPTIRDAKEAGMHIEFVNRSDYRRRFDQDYLSEIQDKYPNALIVPEGGTNDLALLGLAEMVEEIPKEKAQFIITACGSGGTSAGILKAMQPEQTLISIPVLKKADYLKQEIIDLAKCNVHQLQFLTEFHQGGYGKVTPELVTFIEQFETTHAIQLEPIYNGKMMIAFYQLVRENYFKPHSSVTLIHTGGLQGLNGLKQRGIIN, encoded by the coding sequence GTGACGAAAATCACTCAAGGCGACAAAATTTTGTTACATTCAACTGTCTCTTCACCATTACAACAACTTAGCGACCCATTATTCGATGAGCATCGAATCAAAGTTTACATCAAACGCGATGATTTAATTCATCCTCAAATCTCCGGCAACAAGTGGCGAAAGCTCAAATACAATCTGCTCTATGCCAAACAACAAGGCTATAACGAAGTCTTGTCCTTTGGCGGTGCTTACTCCAACCATATCCATTCGTTAGCCTTTGCTGGCCAAGCTAATGGTCTAAAAACAATTGGTATAATTCGTGGTGAATACGATCCCAACAATCCGACTATTCGTGATGCCAAGGAAGCAGGAATGCATATAGAGTTTGTTAACCGCAGTGATTACCGCAGAAGATTTGATCAAGATTATCTTAGTGAAATTCAAGACAAATACCCCAACGCGCTAATTGTTCCCGAAGGAGGAACTAACGACTTAGCTCTGTTAGGATTGGCAGAAATGGTAGAGGAAATCCCAAAGGAAAAAGCGCAGTTTATAATAACGGCATGTGGCAGCGGCGGTACTAGCGCAGGCATATTAAAGGCAATGCAACCCGAACAAACACTCATCAGTATTCCTGTATTGAAAAAAGCTGACTACTTAAAACAAGAAATAATAGATTTAGCAAAGTGCAATGTGCATCAGCTCCAATTCCTTACAGAATTCCATCAAGGTGGTTACGGTAAAGTGACGCCTGAACTAGTAACCTTTATCGAGCAATTCGAAACTACTCACGCTATCCAACTAGAACCCATCTACAATGGAAAAATGATGATTGCTTTTTATCAACTCGTTCGAGAAAATTATTTTAAACCACATTCATCAGTTACCCTTATCCATACTGGTGGATTACAGGGACTTAACGGTTTGAAACAACGTGGAATAATCAATTAA